From the genome of Bacteroides sp. MSB163, one region includes:
- the trpA gene encoding tryptophan synthase subunit alpha produces MNRINQLFQDSPKNLLSIYFCAGCPTLEGTADVIRTLERNGVHSIEIGIPFSDPMADGIVIQEAATRALRNGMSLRILFEQLRDIRSDVRIPLILMGYLNPIMKFGFEAFCQKCVECGIDGVIIPDLPFKDYEETYKPIADRYDIRVIMLITPETSEARVREIDEHTDGFIYMVSSAATTGAQKDFDSQKQAYFKKIQDMHLRNPRMVGFGISNKQTFDAACANSSGAIIGSRFVTLLNEAEGDAEKAITQLKEGLKK; encoded by the coding sequence ATGAATCGTATAAATCAACTTTTTCAGGACAGCCCTAAAAATTTGCTGTCCATCTACTTTTGTGCCGGTTGCCCAACCCTGGAAGGTACTGCCGACGTCATCCGTACCCTCGAACGCAATGGAGTCCATTCGATTGAAATCGGTATTCCTTTCAGTGACCCGATGGCTGACGGCATCGTTATACAGGAAGCTGCCACCCGTGCTCTTCGCAATGGTATGTCGCTGCGTATTTTGTTTGAACAGCTTCGCGATATCCGTAGCGATGTCCGTATTCCTCTCATCCTGATGGGCTATCTCAACCCTATCATGAAATTCGGGTTCGAAGCTTTCTGTCAGAAATGCGTAGAATGTGGTATCGACGGCGTTATTATTCCCGATCTTCCCTTCAAAGATTACGAAGAAACGTATAAACCTATTGCCGACCGTTACGACATCCGTGTCATCATGCTCATCACCCCCGAAACCAGCGAAGCCCGTGTCCGCGAAATCGATGAGCATACCGACGGCTTCATCTATATGGTATCCAGCGCTGCTACTACCGGTGCCCAGAAAGATTTCGATAGCCAGAAGCAAGCTTATTTCAAAAAGATACAGGATATGCACCTCCGCAATCCCCGTATGGTTGGCTTTGGCATCAGTAACAAACAGACATTTGACGCTGCTTGCGCCAACTCTTCCGGCGCTATCATCGGCAGCCGTTTCGTCACCCTGCTGAATGAAGCTGAAGGAGATGCGGAAAAGGCGATCACACAGTTGAAAGAAGGGCTGAAGAAGTAA
- a CDS encoding phosphoribosylanthranilate isomerase — translation MNTMIKVCGMTDADNIRDVEVLGVDMIGFIFYPKSPRYLYQIPRYLPTLAKRVGVFVNETKENILMYVDRFGLNYVQLHGDESPEYCRTLHSQGIRIIKAFSIALPKDLLAVSDYEGFCDYYLFDTRTVHYGGSGQQFDWSILQRYIGSTPFLLSGGINSYSVKALKEFHHPRLAGIDINSRFETSPGIKDVERIERFLKEMGKCTI, via the coding sequence ATGAATACAATGATCAAAGTATGCGGAATGACCGATGCAGACAATATCCGCGATGTAGAAGTATTAGGTGTAGATATGATCGGTTTCATCTTCTACCCCAAATCCCCCAGATACCTGTACCAGATACCCAGGTACCTGCCTACACTTGCCAAACGTGTCGGTGTTTTTGTCAACGAAACCAAAGAAAACATCCTTATGTATGTCGACCGTTTCGGCCTGAACTATGTCCAGCTGCACGGTGACGAATCACCCGAATATTGCCGCACCCTTCATTCACAGGGTATCCGGATCATCAAAGCGTTTTCCATCGCTTTGCCCAAGGATCTTCTTGCCGTATCTGATTATGAAGGTTTCTGCGACTACTATCTGTTCGATACGCGTACCGTCCACTATGGTGGTTCCGGACAGCAGTTCGACTGGAGCATTCTGCAACGTTACATCGGCAGTACCCCTTTCCTGCTTAGCGGCGGTATCAATTCTTACAGTGTCAAAGCTCTGAAAGAATTCCACCATCCCCGCCTTGCCGGTATTGATATCAACAGCCGATTCGAGACATCTCCGGGCATCAAGGATGTGGAACGGATAGAGCGTTTTCTCAAAGAAATGGGAAAATGTACCATTTGA
- the trpC gene encoding indole-3-glycerol phosphate synthase TrpC: MKDILSEIIAHKRIEIEQQKQAVSLSQLQEQAAVMMQEAVGTGASGTTPVRSMKRALASSSSGIIAEFKRRSPSKGWIKENAQANLIPPAYETAGASALSILTDEKFFGGNLRDIRTARPLVNIPILRKDFIIDKYQLLQARIVGADAVLLIAACLTPDECHTLTMQAHELGLEVLLEVHSTSELSYIYKETDMVGVNNRNLGSFVTDIENSFRIAEELKNAVAEIDFQTPPLLVSESGISHPETIRELRSAGFRGFLMGETFMRTDDPGSTLEELIHGI; encoded by the coding sequence ATGAAAGATATTTTATCCGAAATCATCGCCCACAAGCGGATTGAGATAGAGCAGCAAAAACAAGCAGTCTCCCTCAGTCAATTGCAAGAGCAAGCTGCTGTCATGATGCAGGAAGCTGTCGGAACCGGAGCTTCCGGCACAACGCCCGTCCGCAGCATGAAACGTGCACTCGCAAGCTCTTCATCCGGCATCATTGCCGAGTTCAAACGCCGTTCTCCTTCTAAGGGCTGGATCAAGGAAAACGCACAGGCCAACCTCATTCCACCAGCTTATGAAACTGCCGGAGCTTCCGCCCTCTCCATCCTCACGGATGAAAAGTTTTTCGGCGGGAATCTGCGTGACATCCGTACAGCGCGCCCTCTGGTCAACATCCCGATCCTGCGTAAGGACTTCATCATCGACAAGTATCAGCTTCTGCAAGCCCGTATTGTGGGTGCCGATGCAGTGCTGCTCATTGCCGCCTGCCTCACGCCTGATGAGTGCCACACGCTTACCATGCAGGCGCACGAACTTGGACTTGAAGTCCTGCTCGAAGTACACAGTACCTCCGAACTCTCCTATATATATAAGGAGACGGATATGGTCGGCGTCAACAACCGTAATCTGGGCAGCTTCGTCACCGATATAGAAAACTCTTTCCGCATTGCAGAAGAGTTAAAAAATGCTGTTGCTGAAATTGATTTTCAGACGCCTCCGCTGCTCGTTTCCGAAAGTGGTATTTCGCACCCTGAAACCATCCGTGAGCTACGCTCGGCAGGCTTCCGTGGTTTCCTTATGGGAGAGACATTCATGCGTACAGACGATCCCGGGAGCACATTGGAAGAACTCATTCACGGTATATGA
- the trpD gene encoding anthranilate phosphoribosyltransferase: MKDILTRLFNHEELTSEETKQILLNITREAYPEAQISALLTVFQMRSITVDELIGFREALMETRIPIDFAPYRPIDIVGTGGDGKNTFNISTCACFVVAGAGYKVAKHGNYGATSVSGASNVMEQHGIRFTNDPDKLKRSMDECNIAYLHAQLFNPAMKFVGPVRKALGVRTLFNLLGPLVNPCKPTYQLLGVADLAQMRLYTNVFYKLGIDFAVVNSLDSYDEISLTDEFKVMTRNYERIYRPQALGFSAAQPEELFGGACKEDAARIFDNILNNRATRAQTQCVIVNAAFAIQVMEPEMEIEECIAIARQSLESGRALETLKKFIEINQ; encoded by the coding sequence ATGAAAGATATATTAACCCGTCTCTTCAACCACGAAGAGCTTACTTCGGAAGAAACCAAGCAGATTCTCCTGAACATCACCCGGGAAGCTTATCCCGAAGCTCAAATTTCCGCATTACTCACTGTGTTTCAAATGCGTAGCATCACAGTAGATGAATTGATCGGCTTTCGCGAAGCCCTTATGGAGACTCGCATCCCTATCGACTTCGCGCCTTACCGGCCTATCGACATCGTAGGTACGGGAGGTGATGGAAAGAACACGTTCAACATTTCCACATGTGCCTGTTTTGTGGTGGCCGGGGCCGGTTACAAAGTTGCCAAACACGGCAATTATGGCGCCACTTCCGTCAGTGGGGCAAGCAATGTCATGGAGCAACACGGCATCCGCTTCACCAATGATCCCGACAAGTTGAAACGCAGCATGGACGAGTGTAACATCGCCTACTTGCACGCCCAACTTTTCAATCCGGCAATGAAGTTCGTCGGCCCTGTGCGCAAGGCATTGGGCGTACGTACACTGTTCAATCTTCTTGGCCCGCTTGTCAACCCCTGCAAGCCTACTTACCAATTGCTCGGTGTAGCCGATCTTGCACAGATGCGACTCTACACAAATGTTTTTTACAAACTCGGTATCGATTTTGCGGTAGTCAACAGTCTCGACAGCTACGATGAAATCTCCCTCACGGACGAATTCAAAGTCATGACGCGCAATTACGAACGGATTTACCGTCCGCAAGCGCTGGGTTTCAGTGCCGCGCAGCCCGAAGAGCTCTTCGGCGGAGCCTGTAAAGAGGATGCCGCCCGCATCTTTGATAATATCCTTAATAACCGTGCCACACGTGCCCAAACACAATGTGTCATTGTCAATGCCGCCTTCGCCATCCAGGTGATGGAACCTGAAATGGAAATCGAAGAATGTATTGCCATCGCTCGCCAATCGCTGGAGAGTGGACGGGCGCTGGAGACGTTGAAGAAGTTTATAGAAATCAATCAATGA
- a CDS encoding anthranilate synthase component II, with amino-acid sequence MIVIIDNYDSFTYNLAHLVKELGAEVDVLRNDKFELEELEKYDKIILSPGPGIPEEAGLLLEVIRTYAGRKPILGVCLGEQAIGQVFGGKLTNLSEVFHGIQTNVKIKNKDYIFDGLPTEIPVGRYHSWVVDTDGFPEELVITAISPEGQIMALRHRKYDVHGIQFHPESVLTPDGKQIVGNWLKGV; translated from the coding sequence ATGATAGTAATCATAGACAACTACGACTCTTTCACCTACAACCTTGCCCATCTGGTAAAAGAACTCGGCGCAGAAGTAGATGTGCTGCGCAATGATAAATTTGAACTTGAGGAATTGGAGAAATATGATAAGATCATCCTTTCACCCGGCCCCGGCATTCCCGAGGAGGCAGGCTTACTATTAGAGGTCATCCGCACTTACGCAGGACGGAAACCCATACTTGGCGTCTGCCTGGGCGAACAGGCCATCGGACAAGTATTCGGAGGGAAGCTCACTAATCTGAGCGAAGTCTTTCACGGTATACAAACGAATGTAAAAATAAAGAATAAAGATTACATTTTCGACGGTCTTCCTACTGAAATTCCAGTCGGTCGTTATCACTCCTGGGTAGTGGATACAGACGGATTTCCCGAAGAATTGGTTATCACTGCCATCAGCCCCGAAGGTCAAATCATGGCACTGAGACATCGGAAATACGATGTCCACGGCATCCAATTCCATCCGGAATCGGTACTGACTCCCGATGGAAAACAGATTGTAGGCAACTGGCTGAAAGGCGTCTGA
- a CDS encoding anthranilate synthase component I family protein, which translates to MNTYNYQTISRTILGDLHTPVSAYLKVRDVFPQSALMESSDYHGSENNRSFIGLCPLASVSIDHGTAIFRLPDGTREERPITPEYPVEKALEDFLGRFHVEGEYANYCGLYGYTSFNAVRYFENIPVKDSREATNDAPDMLYILYQYLIVFNDFKNEMVLLEMLAPGEESELDTVQKAINNRNYTAYDFRAVGETTSPLTDEQHKANIRQGIAHCLRGDVFQIVLSRRFEQRFVGDDFKLYRALRSINPSPYLFYFDFGGFRIFGSSPETHCRIEGRHAYIDPIAGTTKRTGDPEQDALNAQYLHDDPKENAEHVMLVDLARNDLSRNCHDVKVDFYKEMQYYSHVIHLVSRVSGTLNEDARPIKAFIDTFPAGTLSGAPKVRAMQLISELEPHNRGAYGGCIGFIGLNGSLNQAITIRTFVSRNGVLWFQAGGGIVAKSNEEYELQEVNNKLGALKKAIVMAEKM; encoded by the coding sequence ATGAATACATATAATTATCAAACTATTAGTCGGACTATTCTTGGAGACTTGCACACTCCTGTAAGTGCCTATCTTAAAGTCCGCGACGTCTTTCCCCAAAGTGCGCTCATGGAAAGCTCCGACTATCACGGTAGTGAAAACAACCGTTCATTCATCGGACTCTGTCCATTGGCAAGCGTCAGCATCGACCATGGAACAGCCATCTTCCGCCTGCCCGACGGCACTCGCGAAGAACGCCCCATCACACCGGAATATCCTGTAGAAAAAGCTTTAGAGGATTTCCTCGGCCGCTTCCATGTGGAAGGCGAATATGCCAATTACTGCGGTCTTTATGGCTACACCTCTTTCAATGCCGTACGCTATTTCGAAAATATTCCCGTAAAAGATAGCCGCGAAGCCACCAACGACGCACCGGATATGCTCTACATCTTGTATCAATACCTCATTGTCTTCAACGACTTTAAGAACGAAATGGTTCTTCTTGAAATGCTTGCCCCCGGTGAAGAAAGTGAACTGGATACCGTGCAGAAAGCCATCAATAACCGTAATTACACCGCCTACGATTTCCGTGCCGTTGGTGAAACCACTTCCCCACTGACCGATGAACAGCATAAAGCAAATATCCGTCAGGGAATCGCCCACTGCCTGCGTGGGGATGTTTTCCAGATTGTTCTCTCCCGACGTTTCGAACAACGTTTCGTAGGCGATGACTTCAAACTTTATCGTGCCTTGCGCAGCATCAACCCCTCTCCTTATCTGTTCTATTTCGATTTCGGAGGTTTCCGCATCTTCGGTTCATCACCTGAGACGCACTGCCGCATCGAAGGCCGTCACGCCTATATCGACCCCATCGCCGGTACTACCAAGCGCACCGGAGATCCCGAACAGGATGCGCTGAACGCCCAATACCTTCATGATGATCCCAAAGAGAATGCAGAGCATGTCATGCTGGTCGATCTCGCCCGTAACGATCTTTCCCGCAACTGCCACGATGTAAAAGTGGATTTCTACAAGGAAATGCAGTATTACAGTCATGTTATCCACCTGGTAAGCCGCGTCAGCGGTACGCTGAACGAGGATGCCCGCCCTATCAAAGCATTCATCGACACTTTCCCGGCAGGCACTCTGAGCGGTGCACCCAAGGTACGCGCCATGCAACTCATCAGCGAACTGGAACCGCACAATCGCGGCGCTTACGGCGGTTGCATCGGCTTCATCGGACTGAACGGTTCACTGAACCAGGCCATTACCATCCGTACTTTTGTCAGCCGCAACGGTGTACTCTGGTTTCAGGCAGGCGGTGGCATCGTAGCCAAGAGTAATGAAGAATACGAGTTGCAAGAGGTGAACAACAAACTGGGAGCACTGAAAAAGGCAATCGTAATGGCGGAGAAAATGTAA
- the trpB gene encoding tryptophan synthase subunit beta produces MSFLVNQDGYYGEFGGAYVPEILHKCVEELQNTYLKVLQSEDFKQEFDQLLRDYVGRPSPLYYARRLSEKYGCKLYLKREDLNHTGAHKINNTIGQILLARRMGKHRIIAETGAGQHGVATATVCALMNMECIVYMGKTDVERQHINVEKMKMLGATVIPVTSGNMTLKDATNEAIRDWCCHPADTYYIIGSTVGPHPYPDMVARLQSVISEEIKKQLIEKEGRDCPDYLIACVGGGSNAAGTIYHYIDDTRVQIVLAEAGGKGIDTGMTAATIALGQTGIIHGARTYVIQNEDGQIEEPYSISAGLDYPGIGPIHANLAAQKRAIVLAVNDDEAIRAAYELTKLEGIIPALESAHALGALEKLNFKPNDVVVLTVSGRGDKDIETYLNEELKMKNEEL; encoded by the coding sequence ATGAGTTTTTTAGTAAATCAAGATGGTTATTACGGAGAATTCGGTGGAGCATATGTTCCCGAAATACTCCACAAGTGTGTGGAAGAGTTGCAGAACACCTATCTCAAAGTACTGCAAAGCGAAGATTTCAAGCAAGAGTTCGACCAACTGTTGCGTGACTACGTAGGACGTCCTTCCCCACTCTACTATGCCCGCCGGCTTTCCGAAAAGTATGGCTGCAAACTCTACCTCAAGCGTGAAGACCTGAACCACACAGGAGCCCACAAGATCAACAACACTATCGGGCAGATTCTTCTGGCACGCCGCATGGGCAAGCATCGCATCATCGCCGAAACCGGTGCCGGACAACATGGCGTAGCTACTGCCACCGTATGTGCCCTGATGAACATGGAATGCATCGTCTACATGGGAAAAACGGATGTAGAACGCCAGCATATCAATGTAGAAAAAATGAAGATGCTGGGTGCAACCGTCATCCCCGTCACTTCCGGAAATATGACACTGAAAGATGCTACCAACGAGGCGATCCGCGACTGGTGTTGTCATCCTGCCGATACCTACTACATCATCGGTTCCACAGTCGGTCCTCATCCTTATCCCGACATGGTGGCTCGCCTGCAATCCGTCATCAGCGAGGAAATCAAAAAGCAACTCATTGAGAAAGAAGGTCGTGACTGCCCTGACTATCTTATCGCTTGTGTAGGTGGTGGCAGCAATGCCGCCGGAACCATCTACCATTACATCGATGATACCCGCGTGCAGATCGTCCTCGCCGAAGCCGGCGGTAAAGGAATAGATACGGGTATGACTGCCGCTACCATCGCCCTCGGACAGACGGGAATCATCCACGGTGCACGCACTTACGTCATTCAGAACGAAGACGGCCAGATAGAAGAGCCTTATTCCATCTCCGCCGGACTGGATTACCCGGGTATCGGCCCCATACATGCCAATCTGGCTGCACAAAAACGCGCCATCGTACTTGCTGTTAATGATGATGAAGCCATCCGCGCCGCCTACGAACTGACGAAACTTGAAGGTATCATCCCCGCCCTGGAAAGCGCACACGCCCTCGGTGCCCTCGAAAAGCTGAACTTCAAACCCAATGATGTCGTTGTACTGACCGTTTCGGGACGTGGAGACAAGGATATAGAAACTTATCTTAATGAAGAATTAAAAATGAAGAATGAAGAATTATGA
- a CDS encoding HdeD family acid-resistance protein codes for MKGISNSFLRTICALVIGLILVMFPNEAGDYLVITIGVVFLIPSLLSIIGYFAMNAEERHRLPIEGIGSLLFGLWLVIMPGFFADLLTFVLGFILVLGGVQQIASFSAARRWMPVRVGFYIIPVLILIAGLIALFNPTGVRSTAFIIIGITSIVYAVSELTNWFTFTRKRPKMPVAPKDKDIEDAEIVE; via the coding sequence ATGAAAGGAATAAGTAACTCTTTTTTGCGTACGATATGTGCGCTGGTAATCGGGCTGATATTGGTGATGTTTCCCAATGAGGCAGGAGACTATTTGGTAATAACGATCGGTGTTGTGTTTCTGATACCATCGCTCTTAAGTATTATCGGGTATTTTGCTATGAATGCGGAGGAAAGGCACCGACTTCCTATTGAGGGGATTGGTAGCCTGCTGTTCGGCCTTTGGTTGGTGATTATGCCCGGTTTCTTTGCGGATTTGCTGACGTTTGTATTGGGATTCATCCTTGTACTGGGTGGTGTGCAACAGATTGCATCGTTTTCTGCAGCCCGTCGCTGGATGCCGGTTCGTGTGGGATTTTATATCATTCCGGTGCTCATTCTGATTGCAGGACTGATTGCCTTGTTCAATCCGACGGGGGTACGTTCCACGGCATTTATCATTATCGGGATCACCAGCATAGTATATGCAGTTTCCGAATTGACAAATTGGTTCACATTCACTCGCAAACGGCCGAAGATGCCGGTTGCACCCAAGGATAAGGACATCGAGGACGCGGAAATTGTGGAATAA
- a CDS encoding S28 family serine protease produces MKNMHIRYAALLLFVLLSASTSSFAQTVLEQKISAISAIKEIRPLETSEFSEKYVTYFTQPLDHRHPEKGSFRQRVIVSHAGFDRPTVIVTEGYGAAYALRPQYREELSKLLNANMIFVEYRYFLESTPEPKDWQYLTAENSADDLHAITTAFKSIYPGKWIATGISKGGQTTLLYRTFYPDDVDISVPYVAPLCYGVEDGRHEPFLHKVSTPENRKKIEDFQLEALKRKATLLPRFEKYCTEKNYSFRAPIEEIYDYSVLEYSFALWQWGTPISSIPATTASDDEIFSHLLAISEPGYFTADSPNASFFVQAARELGYYGYDVQPFKQYLSIQSSEGYLHRLMLPEELKDMPFDKTLSKKITKFLKKQDPKMIFIYGQNDPWTAAGVTWLKNKKNIHVFIQPNGSHLARINTLPEGEKKEVIELIKKWLDKE; encoded by the coding sequence ATGAAGAACATGCACATTCGCTATGCAGCACTCCTACTCTTTGTTTTGCTGTCAGCATCGACCTCTTCTTTCGCACAGACCGTTCTGGAGCAAAAAATCAGCGCGATTTCCGCCATTAAAGAAATCCGCCCACTGGAAACTTCTGAGTTTTCAGAGAAATATGTGACCTATTTTACTCAACCGCTGGATCACCGCCATCCGGAGAAAGGCAGCTTTCGCCAACGCGTTATCGTTTCTCATGCCGGCTTCGACCGCCCCACAGTAATCGTTACCGAAGGCTATGGCGCCGCTTACGCTCTCCGTCCCCAATATCGTGAAGAGCTTTCAAAACTTCTCAATGCCAACATGATATTCGTGGAATACCGCTACTTCCTTGAGTCTACCCCCGAACCCAAAGATTGGCAATACCTGACAGCTGAGAACTCTGCAGACGACTTACATGCCATCACCACCGCATTCAAAAGCATCTATCCGGGCAAATGGATCGCCACCGGCATCAGCAAAGGAGGGCAGACTACCCTTCTTTACCGCACTTTCTATCCGGATGATGTAGATATTTCCGTTCCTTACGTAGCTCCGCTTTGTTATGGAGTAGAAGATGGACGTCATGAGCCTTTCCTGCATAAAGTTTCAACACCGGAAAACCGCAAGAAAATTGAAGATTTCCAATTGGAAGCTTTGAAACGGAAAGCAACTTTACTTCCCCGTTTTGAAAAGTATTGCACCGAAAAGAATTATTCATTCCGTGCACCGATTGAAGAAATTTACGATTACTCGGTATTGGAATATTCTTTCGCTTTGTGGCAGTGGGGTACTCCTATCAGCTCCATACCCGCTACAACAGCCTCTGATGATGAAATATTCTCTCATCTACTTGCCATCAGTGAACCGGGATATTTCACCGCCGACAGCCCCAATGCTTCTTTCTTTGTACAAGCTGCCCGTGAATTGGGATACTATGGTTATGACGTCCAACCGTTCAAGCAGTATCTCTCCATCCAGTCCAGTGAAGGCTATCTGCACCGTCTGATGCTTCCCGAAGAGTTGAAAGATATGCCCTTCGACAAAACTTTAAGTAAGAAAATAACCAAGTTTCTAAAGAAACAGGACCCGAAGATGATCTTCATTTACGGTCAGAACGACCCATGGACAGCCGCAGGCGTCACCTGGCTGAAAAACAAGAAGAATATTCATGTATTTATCCAACCGAATGGCAGCCATCTGGCACGTATCAATACATTGCCCGAAGGAGAAAAGAAAGAAGTGATAGAATTAATAAAGAAGTGGCTGGACAAAGAATGA
- a CDS encoding glutamine synthetase III codes for MSKLRFRVVETAFKKKPVAVAAPAERPSEYYAKYVFNKEKMFRYLPSKVYAKLIDVIDNGAPLDRSIADEVAAGMKKWALEMGVTHYTHWFHPLTEGTAEKHDAFIEHDGKGGVMEEFTGKLLVQQEPDASSFPNGGIRNTFEARGYSAWDPSSPAFIVDDTLCIPTIFIAYTGESLDYKAPLLKALRAVDKAAVDVCRYFNPEVKKVVAYLGWEQEYFLIDEGLYAARPDLLMTGRTLMGHDSAKNQQLEDHYFGAIPTRVAAFMKELEIEALKLGIPVKTRHNEVAPNQFELAPIFEECNLAVDHNMLIMALMRKVARNHGFRVLLHEKPFKGVNGSGKHNNWSLGTDTGIGLMGPGKLPEENLRFITFVVNTLMAVYKHNGLLKAAISSATNAHRLGANEAPPAIISSFLGKQLSQVLEHIEESTKDDLVSLSGKQGMKLDIPQIPELLIDNTDRNRTSPFAFTGNRFEFRAVGSEANCACAMIALNAAVAEQLVEFKKDVDELIEKGEPKISAILEVIRKYIKICKPIHFDGNGYSDEWKEEAKKRGLDCETSVPLIFDSYLKPESIRMFENTGVLTQKELEARNEVKWETYTKKIQIEARVLGDLAMNHIIPVATQYQTDLIDNVYKMKNLFPGDKAAKLSAKNLELIEEIADRTAFIKEHVDAMIEARKVANKIESEREKAIAYHDTIVPAMEEIRYHIDKLELIVDNQMWTLPKYRELLFIR; via the coding sequence ATGTCCAAATTAAGATTCAGAGTAGTAGAAACGGCGTTTAAAAAGAAACCCGTTGCAGTGGCAGCCCCCGCGGAACGTCCGTCGGAATATTATGCCAAGTATGTGTTCAACAAGGAAAAGATGTTCAGGTATCTGCCGAGTAAGGTATATGCCAAACTGATTGACGTGATCGACAATGGTGCTCCGCTGGATCGCAGCATTGCTGATGAAGTGGCAGCCGGTATGAAGAAATGGGCACTCGAAATGGGTGTTACCCACTATACCCACTGGTTCCACCCGTTGACAGAGGGTACAGCCGAGAAACATGACGCTTTCATCGAGCACGATGGTAAAGGCGGTGTGATGGAAGAATTCACAGGCAAACTTCTCGTTCAGCAGGAACCGGATGCATCCAGCTTCCCTAACGGTGGTATCCGCAATACGTTCGAGGCACGCGGTTACAGCGCATGGGACCCCTCTTCTCCGGCTTTCATCGTCGATGATACGCTCTGTATACCGACCATTTTCATCGCATACACCGGTGAGTCACTGGACTACAAAGCACCGTTGCTGAAAGCCCTGCGTGCCGTAGACAAAGCTGCCGTAGACGTATGCCGTTACTTCAATCCGGAAGTGAAGAAAGTAGTTGCCTATCTGGGTTGGGAACAGGAATATTTCCTGATCGACGAAGGTCTGTATGCCGCACGTCCCGACCTGTTGATGACAGGCCGCACGCTGATGGGGCACGACAGTGCCAAAAACCAACAGTTGGAAGACCACTATTTCGGTGCCATCCCTACCCGCGTGGCAGCCTTTATGAAGGAATTGGAAATCGAGGCATTGAAGCTCGGTATCCCCGTTAAAACGCGTCACAATGAGGTAGCTCCCAACCAGTTCGAGCTGGCTCCCATCTTCGAAGAATGTAACCTGGCTGTAGACCATAACATGCTCATCATGGCACTGATGCGTAAAGTAGCCCGTAACCACGGCTTCCGCGTATTGCTGCACGAAAAGCCTTTCAAGGGCGTCAACGGTAGCGGTAAGCACAACAACTGGTCATTGGGTACGGATACAGGCATCGGACTGATGGGACCGGGTAAACTACCCGAAGAAAACCTGCGCTTCATCACCTTCGTAGTGAATACCCTGATGGCAGTCTACAAGCACAATGGATTGTTGAAAGCCGCTATTTCCAGTGCCACGAACGCACACCGCCTGGGTGCCAACGAAGCACCTCCCGCAATCATTTCCAGCTTCCTGGGCAAACAGTTGTCACAGGTATTGGAACACATTGAAGAGAGTACCAAGGATGATCTCGTAAGCCTTAGCGGCAAGCAAGGTATGAAACTGGATATTCCGCAGATTCCGGAATTGTTGATTGACAATACCGACCGTAACCGCACCAGTCCGTTCGCCTTCACCGGAAACCGTTTTGAGTTCCGCGCCGTAGGTTCGGAAGCAAACTGTGCCTGCGCCATGATTGCCCTGAATGCCGCCGTAGCCGAGCAACTGGTAGAATTCAAAAAAGATGTGGACGAACTCATCGAAAAGGGCGAACCGAAGATTTCGGCTATCCTTGAGGTTATCCGCAAATACATCAAGATCTGCAAACCTATCCATTTCGATGGCAACGGCTACAGTGACGAATGGAAAGAAGAGGCCAAGAAACGCGGTCTGGATTGCGAAACCAGTGTGCCTCTCATCTTCGACAGCTATCTGAAGCCGGAAAGTATCCGCATGTTCGAAAATACCGGTGTCCTGACTCAGAAAGAACTGGAAGCCCGCAATGAAGTGAAATGGGAAACTTACACTAAGAAAATCCAAATTGAGGCTCGTGTATTAGGTGATTTGGCCATGAACCACATCATCCCGGTAGCCACGCAGTATCAAACGGATCTCATTGATAACGTTTACAAGATGAAGAACTTGTTCCCTGGCGACAAAGCTGCAAAACTGTCTGCCAAGAACCTTGAACTCATTGAAGAGATTGCCGACCGCACCGCCTTCATCAAAGAGCATGTAGATGCCATGATCGAAGCCCGCAAAGTGGCCAACAAGATCGAAAGTGAACGCGAGAAAGCCATTGCCTACCACGACACCATCGTACCGGCAATGGAGGAGATCCGTTATCATATCGACAAGCTGGAACTGATTGTCGACAACCAGATGTGGACGCTGCCAAAATACAGGGAACTCTTGTTCATTCGTTAA